TCTCATGGTATCTTATTATCAAACCCTGATAGACATGGTAAACAACATAAAACCTGACATTGTTGCCCATTTTGACCTGATTACCTGTTTCCTCAAACCAGATGAACTTCCTACTCCCTCCCCTAAAATAACCAAAATAATTGAAAAAGCTTTAGAGGCGATAAAACAGAATAATTGCCTACTCGAACTTAATACCAGCGGGTTACGAAAACCTATACAACGTATATTCCCTGACTCTATTATTATTCAACAGGCAAAGGAATTGAGCATCCCATTTACCTTCGGGGATGATTCGCATAGTGTCAATCAAGTAGGCTATGGCATTACTCAGGCACGCCAACTACTTCTCAATCACTCTATCTCCCATGTTATCAGATTAAACAAACCCAACCCAGAAGATAGAACTGTTATTCGTGAAGAAATACCCCTAAACAATAGGCTTCGTAAAGAAAATCATTTGTGAAAATTTTATCTACTATCTCGTGTTAATTAACATAGTTCTAATATAGATATCCTACTCATGTATCTGCTCATCTCAACGACACATCAACAAACTTCAAAAAATCATCTTTAGAACATTGAATTATCATAATATCTGTTGCATGTAGCATACCTATAACCCATGGGTAATCCTTTTCAATAGGACTGGTATAATAACACATAAACATTGTGTCACCTCGCATTGTTACCCCTCCATAAGAGGTATCCCCAGCACTGGGAAAATCGGTCAACCATCTTAACCCTTCAGGGCTAACATAATACAATGCTGTTCTCTTCCTATTAAAGATACTTCCCGTATACCAAAAAGGCCCCTTATTCTTACATTCCCTTCGACCAATCGCAAACACTTTCCCATCCAAAGCAAATAAACAAGGACCATCCAAACGGGTTAATCTCGTTTCCATCTTATCCCATTCCTTATATGGGTATCTTGAAGTAGCCACTAAAGTACTTCCTTGCGAATGACCAAAAAAGGAGCCGGAATATTCCAATCTCGCCGTGCAAATTATTCTACCATCTGGCAAAAACTCAAAATCCGTTTCATCATTCCTTGCCCCCTCATGAATAATTGACACCATATTCCAATGCACTCCATCAACAGACCGGAATAATGCAGACTTCCCATGTTCATACCAATATGCCGTTACATACCACTCCACACAATCCTTCGTTTTAGGCCTCCAAAAAAGCCAACCATCGGCTTCCCCATCAATCGGCTGAAAACATCCCCAATGTCTACCATCTCTCGAACTGGAATACAACGTCCGATACGGCTCCGCAAAAAAATCTTTATTCACCAAAGCATACAAAAATAACTTGTCACCTATCGCTCCAAATTTCGGGTCACGTATATCCTCCCCAGAAACCTTAAATTCTGCAACTCTTGTCCATTTAGTACCATCATTCGACTCCCATAAAAATAATTTGCACTGTTCGCTCGCTAAATGAAATGGTGAGTTCGCATGAACCAAATAAAACCTCCCCCGCCAACATATCAGGTCCGAATTAGAATTATGCAATCCATCTGAATACATAACCTCTAATCGATAATCAAAACGGGCATCGACCTCCGATTGATTAGCCCGTTCCATCACCCAAACAAATAAAACAATTAAAAAAATAAAAACAAAAATACAAAAATTAAACAAAATAATAAGAATCGTCTTATACATACCTATTACCTTCTTCTTTTAAAATTGATTTTATAGTTTAATTTTACGATAATAATAAAGAACAAGTATAGTAGTGTATAAACTTAATTTCTAAAAAAATAAAAAGGAATACATTATGAAAAACAAAAATCACCATAAAACCCGTCGTGAGTTTATAAAAGATGCAAGCATTGTCGGCTCCACAATCTATCTTGGTACTCAGGTTAAAGCAACTGCTCAAAACAAATCCTCTGATTTGAAAAAAGAAGCCTTAGCACTCAATGGCGGGGCTCCTGCTGTAAAAGCAACACCACCAGATGCAACTAAATGGCCTATCTATGGAGATGAAGAAATTAATCTCGTAACCGAACTCCTCAAAAATCCAGGATATGGACCCATCGCAGAATTCGAAGAAGCATGGAAAAAACATTTTGACTGTCCCTATGTCAAAGCACATTGCAACGGCACAAGTGCCTTATCGTCTACCCTATTCGCATTAGACCTGCCACCAGGCAGTGAAATCCTTGTCCCCGACTACAGCACATGGTTTCCCGTCGTCCCAATGCGATTCTTCAAATATGTCCCTGTTTTCGTCGATGTTAACCCTAAAACGATGAATATCGATGTTGAAGACTGCAAAAAAAGACTCTCCCCAAAAACACGAGCAATTTTGCCCGTTCACTGGTATGGGCTTCCCTGCGATATGGATATCATTACTGACTTTGCCAAAGAACACGGTTTAGAAGTTGTAGAAGATGCAAGTCATGCCCACGGAGCAAAAGTTAAAGGCGTTTATATCGGCAAATGGGGACGGATGGCTGGTTTCAGCCTACAAACAACCAAACCTTTACCAGCCATTGAAGGTGGAATGGCAATGTATAAAGACATCCGCGACTACGAA
The genomic region above belongs to Candidatus Hydrogenedens sp. and contains:
- a CDS encoding histidinol-phosphatase, translated to MQGKNPWFFSVHGGHSKEFCDHADSPIEQMILRAIEIGMPVFGISEHAPRNHEKYLYPEEIELNRTPDSLIKTFHRYCDTIEHLQKKYAQQITLLKGLEIEVVPTDSYVEFSKKIIKEGNIEYIVGSVHWVNDIMTDFSKETFEEAIKTFNGLENLMVSYYQTLIDMVNNIKPDIVAHFDLITCFLKPDELPTPSPKITKIIEKALEAIKQNNCLLELNTSGLRKPIQRIFPDSIIIQQAKELSIPFTFGDDSHSVNQVGYGITQARQLLLNHSISHVIRLNKPNPEDRTVIREEIPLNNRLRKENHL
- a CDS encoding DegT/DnrJ/EryC1/StrS family aminotransferase, yielding MKNKNHHKTRREFIKDASIVGSTIYLGTQVKATAQNKSSDLKKEALALNGGAPAVKATPPDATKWPIYGDEEINLVTELLKNPGYGPIAEFEEAWKKHFDCPYVKAHCNGTSALSSTLFALDLPPGSEILVPDYSTWFPVVPMRFFKYVPVFVDVNPKTMNIDVEDCKKRLSPKTRAILPVHWYGLPCDMDIITDFAKEHGLEVVEDASHAHGAKVKGVYIGKWGRMAGFSLQTTKPLPAIEGGMAMYKDIRDYERSVTYGNYDLPKTFPEDSPYRKYQGTAFGGKLRIHPIAAILGNIQLKNLEERNAKGVAQMKKLNDAITQLPGLSAQYVRPDVERVYYSRNLMFIDEKKSGASRSAIVKALKAEGVDVVEYQWTLLHTYPIFSESKWWEFMPVLPKEGTTKGCEEANRTAISLPYFTTEQPELVEQYIHAFQKVWAHINELT